One stretch of Equus przewalskii isolate Varuska chromosome 9, EquPr2, whole genome shotgun sequence DNA includes these proteins:
- the FABP7 gene encoding fatty acid-binding protein, brain has translation MVEAFCATWKLTDSQNFDEYMKALGVGFATRQVGNVTKPTVIISQEGDKVVIRTQSTFKNTEISFHLGEEFDETTADDRNCKSVVSLDGDKLVHVQKWDGKETNFVREIKDGKMVMTLTVGDVVAVRHYEKA, from the exons ATGGTGGAGGCTTTCTGTGCTACCTGGAAGCTGACGGACAGCCAGAACTTCGATGAGTACATGAAGGCTCTAG GTGTGGGCTTTGCCACTAGGCAGGTGGGAAATGTGACTAAACCAACAGTGATCATCAGTCAGGAGGGGGACAAAGTGGTGATCAGGACTCAGAGCACGTTCAAGAACACAGAGATTAGTTTCCACCTGGGAGAAGAGTTTGATGAAACCACTGCAGATGACCGAAACTGTAAG TCTGTTGTTAGCCTGGATGGAGACAAACTCGTGCACGTACAGAAATGGGAtggcaaagaaacaaattttgtaagagaaattaaagatgggAAAATGGTTATG ACTCTTACTGTTGGTGATGTGGTTGCTGTTCGACACTATGAGAAGGCATAG
- the SMPDL3A gene encoding cyclic GMP-AMP phosphodiesterase SMPDL3A isoform X1, translating into MIHLGLAPSTFLSKLVPDAKKQRADRQLLKVRRTRSLLSHVTAGCLHPPLSSASFLPRGLTVRVQPQASPSLPGPWLPPAMALLGALVCCLLAAWHGCPALGLPLAPAGGPRPAPAVGQFWHVTDLHLDPTYHITDDHTKVCASSKGANASNPGPFGDVLCDSPYHLILSAFDFIKNSGQEASFMIWTGDSPPHVPVHELSTDTVINVIANMTTTIQSLFPNLQVFPALGNHDYWPQDQLPIVTSKVYDAVANLWKPWLDEEAIHTLRKGGFYSQKVSTNLNLRIISLNTNLYYGPNIVTLNKTDPANQFEWLENTLNISQQNKEKVYIIAHIPVGYLPYTVGTTAMREYYNEKLIDIFRKYSNVIAGQFYGHTHRDSIMVLSDKKGSPINSLFVAPAVTPVKNVLQKQTNNPGIRLFQYDPHDYKLSDMLQYYLNLTDANLKGESNWKLEYILTQTYDVEDLQPKSLYGLAKQFAVLDSKQFIKYYNYFFVSYDSGVICDGKCKSSQICAIMNLDHVSYVDCLKQYYIKQNL; encoded by the exons ATGATACACTTGGGGTTGGCCCCAAGCACATTCCTTTCCAAGCTAGTCCCTGACGCTAAGAAACAAAGGGCAGACAGACAGCTGCTGAAGGTCAGACGAACCCGGAGTTTGCTGTCGCACGTGACCGCTGGGTGTTTACACCCACCtctgtcttctgcctccttcctacCCAGGGGCCTGACGGTCCGAGTGCAACCgcaggccagccccagtctcCCAGGCCCGTGGCTGCCGCCCGCGATGGCGCTGCTGGGCGCGCTCGTCTGCTGCCTGCTGGCCGCCTGGCACGGCTGCCCCGCCCTCGGGCTGCCCCTGGCTCCCGCGGGCGGCCCGAGACCCGCTCCGGCGGTGG GACAGTTTTGGCATGTGACTGACTTACACTTAGACCCTACTTACCACATCACAGATGACCACACGAAAGTGTGCGCTTCCTCCAAAGGCGCAAATGCCTCCAATCCTGGCCCTTTTGGAGATGTTCTGTGTGATTCCCCATATCACCTCATCTTGTCAgcatttgattttattaaaaattcaggaCAAGAAGCATCTTTCATGATATGGACAGG GGATAGCCCACCTCATGTTCCTGTGCATGAACTCTCAACAGACACAGTCATAAATGTGATTGCTAATATGACAACCACCATCCAGAGTCTCTTTCCAAATCTTCAGGTTTTCCCTGCACTGGGTAATCATGACTATTGGCCACAG GATCAACTACCTATAGTCACCAGCAAGGTGTACGATGCAGTAGCAAACCTCTGGAAGCCATGGCTGGATGAAGAAGCTATTCACACTTTAAGGAAAG gTGGCTTTTATTCACAGAAGGTTTCAACTAATCTGAACCTTAGGATCATCAGTCTAAACACAAACTTGTACTATGGCCCAAATATCGTGACCTTGAATAAGACCGACCCAGCAAATCAGTTCGAATGGCTAGAAAACACACTGAACATCTCTCAGCAAAATAAGGAAAAG gtgtacatcattgcGCATATTCCAGTGGGGTATCTGCCCTATACGGTGGGCACCACAGCAATGAGAGAATATTATAATGAGAAATTGatagatatttttagaaaatacagcaATGTCATTGCAGGACAATTttatggacacacacacagagatagcATCATGGTTCTTTCAGATAAAAAAG GAAGTCCAATAAATTCTTTGTTTGTGGCTCCTGCTGTTACCCCAGTGAAGAATGTTTTACAAAAACAGACCAACAATCCTGGTATCAGACTATTTCAGTATGACCCTCATGATTATAAGTTATCG GATATGTTGCAGTATTATTTGAACCTGACAGATGCTAATCTAAAGGGAGAATCCAACTGGAAGCTGGAATATATCCTGACCCAGACCTATGATGTTGAAGATTTGCAGCCGAAAAGTTTGTATGGATTAGCTAAACAATTTGCAGTTCTAGACAGTAAGCAGTTTATAAAATACTACAATTACTTCTTTGTGAGTTATGACAGTGGTGTAATTTGCGATGGGAAATGTAAGTCCTCTCAAATTTGTGCAATTATGAATCTTGATCATGTTTCCTATGTAGATTGCCTCAAACAATATTATATAAAGCAGAATCTGTAG
- the SMPDL3A gene encoding cyclic GMP-AMP phosphodiesterase SMPDL3A isoform X2 yields MIWTGDSPPHVPVHELSTDTVINVIANMTTTIQSLFPNLQVFPALGNHDYWPQDQLPIVTSKVYDAVANLWKPWLDEEAIHTLRKGGFYSQKVSTNLNLRIISLNTNLYYGPNIVTLNKTDPANQFEWLENTLNISQQNKEKVYIIAHIPVGYLPYTVGTTAMREYYNEKLIDIFRKYSNVIAGQFYGHTHRDSIMVLSDKKGSPINSLFVAPAVTPVKNVLQKQTNNPGIRLFQYDPHDYKLSDMLQYYLNLTDANLKGESNWKLEYILTQTYDVEDLQPKSLYGLAKQFAVLDSKQFIKYYNYFFVSYDSGVICDGKCKSSQICAIMNLDHVSYVDCLKQYYIKQNL; encoded by the exons ATGATATGGACAGG GGATAGCCCACCTCATGTTCCTGTGCATGAACTCTCAACAGACACAGTCATAAATGTGATTGCTAATATGACAACCACCATCCAGAGTCTCTTTCCAAATCTTCAGGTTTTCCCTGCACTGGGTAATCATGACTATTGGCCACAG GATCAACTACCTATAGTCACCAGCAAGGTGTACGATGCAGTAGCAAACCTCTGGAAGCCATGGCTGGATGAAGAAGCTATTCACACTTTAAGGAAAG gTGGCTTTTATTCACAGAAGGTTTCAACTAATCTGAACCTTAGGATCATCAGTCTAAACACAAACTTGTACTATGGCCCAAATATCGTGACCTTGAATAAGACCGACCCAGCAAATCAGTTCGAATGGCTAGAAAACACACTGAACATCTCTCAGCAAAATAAGGAAAAG gtgtacatcattgcGCATATTCCAGTGGGGTATCTGCCCTATACGGTGGGCACCACAGCAATGAGAGAATATTATAATGAGAAATTGatagatatttttagaaaatacagcaATGTCATTGCAGGACAATTttatggacacacacacagagatagcATCATGGTTCTTTCAGATAAAAAAG GAAGTCCAATAAATTCTTTGTTTGTGGCTCCTGCTGTTACCCCAGTGAAGAATGTTTTACAAAAACAGACCAACAATCCTGGTATCAGACTATTTCAGTATGACCCTCATGATTATAAGTTATCG GATATGTTGCAGTATTATTTGAACCTGACAGATGCTAATCTAAAGGGAGAATCCAACTGGAAGCTGGAATATATCCTGACCCAGACCTATGATGTTGAAGATTTGCAGCCGAAAAGTTTGTATGGATTAGCTAAACAATTTGCAGTTCTAGACAGTAAGCAGTTTATAAAATACTACAATTACTTCTTTGTGAGTTATGACAGTGGTGTAATTTGCGATGGGAAATGTAAGTCCTCTCAAATTTGTGCAATTATGAATCTTGATCATGTTTCCTATGTAGATTGCCTCAAACAATATTATATAAAGCAGAATCTGTAG